The DNA segment TCCAGTGATGAGTATCAGAAACTGAAGGCAGCAACTGAAAATGATAAGGAGGAAACAGGCATGGCAAAACTACCGGAAGCAGTAAAAGATGCGTGGGAGCATCGCGAAGGCCCCATTGTTTTTTCAACTGTAGATGAGAACGGAGTACCCAATGCCATTTATGCCACCTGTGTAGCGTTGCATGGTGATGGAGCCATTGTGGTGGCGGACAACTATTTTGATAAAACCAAAAAAAATATCCTGGCTGGCAGCCGGGGTTCTATCCTGTTTATCACCAAAGAAAATAAGGCTTATCAGGTTAAGGGAAGCATCGAATATTATCGTGAAGGAGATATCTTTGAGGCGATGAAGCAATGGAATCCCACCAAGCATCCAGGCCATGC comes from the Candidatus Anaeroferrophillus wilburensis genome and includes:
- a CDS encoding pyridoxamine 5'-phosphate oxidase family protein is translated as MAKLPEAVKDAWEHREGPIVFSTVDENGVPNAIYATCVALHGDGAIVVADNYFDKTKKNILAGSRGSILFITKENKAYQVKGSIEYYREGDIFEAMKQWNPTKHPGHAAAVLWVEKVYSGAEKIL